A window of the Lactuca sativa cultivar Salinas chromosome 5, Lsat_Salinas_v11, whole genome shotgun sequence genome harbors these coding sequences:
- the LOC111904472 gene encoding B-box zinc finger protein 22 isoform X2, translating into MKIQCNVCGSAEATVLCCADEAALCWACDEKIHAANKLASKHQRVPLSNSNKQMPKCDICQEGDGYFFCLEDRALLCRKCDVAIHTVNSLVSSHQRFLLTGVKIGLETSSDPVSSSSVKSLPCEKIPESLSLPKSTNTQYNKVLREDFSYPKLTYGGGSPAEVIQQWQFDEFFGLTDPNQNYDYINNTSSNKQDGRLRLLFNSKSIGGRIGQ; encoded by the exons ATGAAGATCCAATGTAATGTGTGTGGATCGGCGGAGGCGACGGTGCTTTGTTGCGCCGACGAGGCGGCGTTGTGTTGGGCTTGCGACGAAAAGATACACGCTGCTAACAAGCTCGCGAGTAAACATCAGAGAGTTCCTCTTTCTAATTCCAATAAGCAGATGCCTAAGTGTGATATATGCCAG GAAGGAGATGGCTACTTCTTTTGTCTGGAAGACAGGGCTTTATTATGCAGAAAATGTGATGTTGCCATTCATACAGTCAACTCTCTTGTTTCATCACACCAGAGGTTTCTACTTACTGGTGTGAAAATAGGGCTTGAAACTTCTTCTGATCCTGTTTCTTCTTCATCCGTGAAGTCACTCCCCTGTGAAAAAATCCCAGAATCACTTTCTCTCCCAAAGTCAACAAACACCCAATACAACAAAGTTTTGCGTGAAGATTTTTCATATCCTAAGTTGACTTATGGTGGAGGTTCTCCAGCTGAAGTCATCCAACAATGGCAATTCGATGAGTTTTTTGGTTTGACCGATCCCAATCAGAATTATGACTACATAAACAACACCTCATCCAATAAG CAAGATGGGAGACTCAGACTGTTGTTCAATTCTAAGAGCATTGGAGGTAGAATTGGACAGTGA
- the LOC111904472 gene encoding B-box zinc finger protein 22 isoform X1 — protein MKIQCNVCGSAEATVLCCADEAALCWACDEKIHAANKLASKHQRVPLSNSNKQMPKCDICQEGDGYFFCLEDRALLCRKCDVAIHTVNSLVSSHQRFLLTGVKIGLETSSDPVSSSSVKSLPCEKIPESLSLPKSTNTQYNKVLREDFSYPKLTYGGGSPAEVIQQWQFDEFFGLTDPNQNYDYINNTSSNKGDSSKMGDSDCCSILRALEVELDSEDCLGQVSESSWAVPQIYSPPTASGLCSPKQEHCHEMSTAAFVPDVCYNDMSNSHHSMQTLKRRRNF, from the exons ATGAAGATCCAATGTAATGTGTGTGGATCGGCGGAGGCGACGGTGCTTTGTTGCGCCGACGAGGCGGCGTTGTGTTGGGCTTGCGACGAAAAGATACACGCTGCTAACAAGCTCGCGAGTAAACATCAGAGAGTTCCTCTTTCTAATTCCAATAAGCAGATGCCTAAGTGTGATATATGCCAG GAAGGAGATGGCTACTTCTTTTGTCTGGAAGACAGGGCTTTATTATGCAGAAAATGTGATGTTGCCATTCATACAGTCAACTCTCTTGTTTCATCACACCAGAGGTTTCTACTTACTGGTGTGAAAATAGGGCTTGAAACTTCTTCTGATCCTGTTTCTTCTTCATCCGTGAAGTCACTCCCCTGTGAAAAAATCCCAGAATCACTTTCTCTCCCAAAGTCAACAAACACCCAATACAACAAAGTTTTGCGTGAAGATTTTTCATATCCTAAGTTGACTTATGGTGGAGGTTCTCCAGCTGAAGTCATCCAACAATGGCAATTCGATGAGTTTTTTGGTTTGACCGATCCCAATCAGAATTATGACTACATAAACAACACCTCATCCAATAAG GGTGATTCTAGCAAGATGGGAGACTCAGACTGTTGTTCAATTCTAAGAGCATTGGAGGTAGAATTGGACAGTGAGGATTGCTTGGGGCAGGTGTCCGAATCATCTTGGGCAGTCCCACAGATATATTCACCACCTACTGCTTCAGGACTATGTTCGCCAAAACAAGAACATTGTCATGAAATGAGTACTGCTGCTTTTGTTCCTGATGTATGCTACAATGATATGTCAAATTCACATCATTCAATGCAAACCTTAAAAAGGAGACGCAATTTCTAA